One Myxocyprinus asiaticus isolate MX2 ecotype Aquarium Trade chromosome 20, UBuf_Myxa_2, whole genome shotgun sequence genomic region harbors:
- the LOC127411434 gene encoding DNA-binding protein inhibitor ID-3-like, translating into MKAISPVRSVRSCYEAVCCVSEQSLSINRCKSPSEELSDMNDCYSKLKELVPSIPQNKSVSQVEILQHVIDYIFDLQIALENETDTNNASDLFMSMKNSEMTRNFSKEDGALCH; encoded by the exons ATGAAGGCTATCAGTCCCGTTCGGTCTGTCAGAAGCTGTTATGAGGCAGTTTGCTGTGTCTCAGAGCAGAGCCTCTCCATCAACCGTTGCAAGAGTCCCTCTGAGGAGCTGTCCGACATGAATGACTGTTACTCTAAACTCAAAGAGCTGGTGCCCAGCATCCCTCAGAACAAGTCCGTGAGCCAGGTGGAGATTCTTCAGCATGTAATAGATTACATCTTCGATTTACAGATAGCACTGGAAAACGAGACGGACACAAACAACGCGTCCGACTTGTTCATGTCAATGAAG AATTCAGAGATGACCCGTAATTTCTCCAAAGAGGATGGAGCTCTGTGCCATTAG